From the genome of Azospira restricta, one region includes:
- a CDS encoding aromatic amino acid transaminase, translated as MSSSIFAAVEMAPRDPILGLNEAFNADTRATKVNLGVGVYFDDNGKIPLLAAVKAAEEARLKAAPPRGYQPIEGPAAYNNAVQNLLFGKDSALLANGQVVTVEALGGTGALKIGADYLKRLNPAAKVYISDPSWENHRALFESAGFVVDNYAYYDGATRGVNFDGMKASLKAMAPGSIVVLHACCHNPTGADLSDAQWAEVVELCQAGGLVPFLDMAYQGFAEGIDADAVAVRAFSASGLQFFASSSFSKNFSLYGERVGALSIVTANKDEAARVLSQVKRVIRTNYSNPPIHGGALVAAVLSSPELRAMWEEELAGMRDRIRAMRTGLVDAIKAAGVTQDFSFVVKQRGMFSYTGLSAAQVEQLKSDFGIYAVSTGRICLAALNTKNIGYVADAIAKVL; from the coding sequence ATGAGTTCCTCGATCTTTGCGGCGGTGGAGATGGCTCCCCGTGACCCGATCCTTGGCCTGAACGAAGCGTTCAACGCGGACACCCGCGCGACCAAGGTGAACCTCGGCGTTGGCGTCTACTTCGACGACAACGGCAAGATCCCGCTGCTCGCCGCCGTCAAGGCCGCCGAGGAAGCCCGCCTGAAGGCCGCCCCGCCGCGCGGCTACCAGCCGATCGAAGGCCCCGCCGCCTACAACAACGCGGTGCAGAACCTGCTCTTCGGCAAGGACTCCGCGCTGCTCGCCAATGGCCAGGTGGTCACCGTCGAGGCCCTCGGCGGCACCGGCGCGCTGAAGATCGGCGCCGACTACCTGAAGCGCCTGAACCCGGCCGCCAAGGTCTACATCAGCGACCCGTCGTGGGAAAACCACCGCGCGCTGTTCGAGTCGGCCGGCTTCGTCGTCGACAACTACGCCTACTACGACGGCGCCACCCGCGGCGTGAACTTCGACGGGATGAAGGCCAGCCTGAAGGCGATGGCGCCGGGCTCGATCGTCGTGCTGCACGCCTGCTGCCACAACCCGACCGGTGCCGACCTGTCGGATGCGCAGTGGGCCGAAGTCGTCGAGCTGTGCCAGGCCGGCGGCCTCGTCCCGTTCCTCGACATGGCCTACCAGGGCTTCGCCGAAGGCATCGACGCCGACGCCGTCGCCGTCCGCGCGTTCTCGGCCTCCGGCCTGCAGTTCTTCGCCTCGTCGTCGTTCTCGAAGAACTTCTCGCTCTACGGTGAGCGCGTCGGCGCGCTGTCCATCGTCACCGCCAACAAGGACGAAGCCGCCCGCGTGCTGTCGCAGGTCAAGCGCGTGATCCGCACCAACTACTCCAACCCGCCGATCCACGGCGGCGCGCTGGTCGCCGCGGTGCTTTCGTCGCCGGAACTGCGCGCAATGTGGGAAGAGGAGCTGGCCGGCATGCGCGACCGCATCCGCGCGATGCGCACCGGCCTCGTCGACGCGATCAAGGCCGCCGGCGTGACGCAGGACTTCTCGTTCGTCGTCAAGCAGCGCGGCATGTTCTCCTACACCGGCCTGTCGGCCGCGCAGGTCGAGCAGCTGAAGAGCGACTTCGGCATCTACGCCGTGTCCACCGGCCGCATCTGCCTGGCCGCGCTGAACACGAAGAACATCGGCTACGTCGCCGACGCCATCGCCAAGGTGCTCTGA
- a CDS encoding AI-2E family transporter: protein MSRPPYRAGPLVWAGVLAATCLLLALLQKVLWLVLPFLFALVAYYLVLPLKQRLVLRGLSHDSAAVAVSVGIFSLLGVAMLLSAPWLSAQLPALQSGGGRYLEGGMRFLGETLAWLEGRFAFAARAQLGQAVLGGIGDFVENFAARHLAGAALAAAAWFPSLLLIPFLAFFMLRDGWRFKRFLTRAVPNAYFERTLYLLDQVDRTARSYFQGLLKLTVLDAVCLALGLWLIGVSSPLLLGVVTAVMAWIPYLGSIAGCLLVVLVAATDHPGNPSVAYAAIALFVTVRLLDDFVFMPATVGKSLNMHPLPTVLMIFAGGAIAGVPGLVLVLPLLGIVAAVGETLGAVLSDPRLRARHRFARALLREQASRDLRC from the coding sequence GTGAGCCGGCCGCCGTACCGTGCCGGGCCGCTGGTCTGGGCCGGCGTGCTGGCGGCAACCTGCCTGCTGCTGGCGCTGCTGCAGAAGGTGCTGTGGCTGGTGCTGCCCTTCCTCTTCGCGCTGGTCGCCTACTACCTCGTGCTGCCGCTGAAGCAGCGGCTCGTCCTGCGCGGGCTGTCGCACGACAGCGCGGCGGTGGCCGTCAGCGTCGGCATTTTTTCGCTGCTCGGCGTGGCGATGCTGCTCAGCGCGCCCTGGCTGTCGGCGCAACTGCCGGCGCTGCAGTCCGGCGGCGGGCGCTATCTGGAGGGCGGCATGCGTTTCCTCGGCGAGACGCTGGCCTGGCTCGAAGGGCGCTTCGCCTTCGCTGCGCGGGCGCAGCTCGGGCAGGCGGTGCTCGGCGGCATCGGCGATTTCGTCGAGAATTTCGCCGCCCGCCACCTGGCCGGCGCGGCGCTGGCCGCCGCCGCCTGGTTCCCGTCGCTGCTGCTGATTCCCTTCCTCGCCTTCTTCATGCTGCGCGACGGCTGGCGCTTCAAGCGCTTCCTCACCCGTGCCGTGCCCAACGCCTACTTCGAACGCACGCTGTACCTGCTCGACCAGGTCGACCGCACCGCGCGCAGTTACTTCCAGGGGCTGCTCAAGCTGACCGTGCTCGACGCCGTCTGCCTGGCGCTCGGCCTGTGGCTGATTGGCGTCTCCTCGCCGCTGCTGCTCGGCGTCGTCACCGCGGTCATGGCCTGGATTCCCTACCTCGGCTCGATCGCTGGCTGCCTGCTCGTCGTCCTCGTCGCGGCCACCGATCATCCGGGCAATCCTTCGGTGGCCTATGCGGCGATCGCGCTGTTCGTGACGGTACGCCTGCTCGACGACTTCGTGTTCATGCCGGCGACCGTCGGCAAGAGCCTGAACATGCATCCGCTGCCGACCGTGCTGATGATCTTCGCCGGCGGCGCGATCGCCGGCGTCCCGGGGCTGGTGCTGGTGTTGCCGCTGCTCGGGATCGTCGCGGCGGTCGGCGAGACGCTGGGCGCCGTGCTCTCCGACCCGCGCCTGCGCGCGCGCCACCGCTTCGCCAGGGCCTTGCTGCGCGAGCAGGCGAGCCGCGACCTGCGCTGCTGA
- a CDS encoding cyclic nucleotide-binding domain-containing protein encodes MFRLFSPSRPTGLAQRLAGLALLAELTPRELKIVAGLVHQRQALAGEVIFDEGEEGQAIYFVLAGQVTICRQGDSGRPIALLGAGQVFGELALIDGGPRSAQARAASDCELGVMFRGDFFNLMESHALIATRISFALARHYAGIVRQLAAAGGAQP; translated from the coding sequence GTGTTCCGATTGTTCTCCCCCTCCCGGCCGACCGGCCTGGCGCAACGCCTGGCCGGGCTGGCGCTGCTGGCGGAACTGACGCCGCGCGAGCTGAAGATCGTCGCCGGCCTCGTCCATCAGCGCCAGGCGCTGGCCGGCGAAGTGATCTTCGACGAAGGCGAGGAGGGGCAGGCGATCTATTTCGTCCTCGCCGGACAGGTGACGATCTGCCGCCAGGGCGACAGCGGGCGCCCGATCGCGCTGCTCGGCGCCGGCCAGGTCTTCGGCGAGCTGGCGCTGATCGACGGCGGGCCGCGCTCGGCGCAGGCGCGCGCGGCCAGCGACTGCGAGCTGGGCGTGATGTTCCGCGGCGATTTCTTCAATCTGATGGAGTCGCACGCGCTGATCGCAACCCGGATCTCCTTCGCGCTGGCGCGCCACTACGCCGGCATCGTCCGCCAGCTGGCGGCGGCGGGCGGGGCGCAGCCGTGA
- a CDS encoding superoxide dismutase family protein — protein sequence MEKFLKIALLPLAAALAACATGPAPGPRAEATINPTQGNNASGYVSFRQDGAKLMVRADVSGLPPGAHGFHIHEKGDCSAADGSSAGGHFNPTAKAHGYPMHANHHAGDLPQLAANEKGNAWVEVTVDGLAVGGGGANDIVGKAVIVHAGPDDFSSQPAGNSGARVACGIIAAK from the coding sequence ATGGAAAAGTTCCTGAAGATTGCGCTCCTGCCCCTGGCCGCCGCGCTGGCGGCGTGCGCCACCGGACCGGCGCCCGGTCCGCGCGCCGAGGCGACGATCAATCCGACGCAGGGCAACAACGCCAGCGGCTACGTCAGCTTCCGGCAGGACGGCGCCAAGCTCATGGTGCGCGCCGACGTTTCCGGCCTGCCCCCCGGCGCGCACGGTTTCCACATCCACGAGAAGGGCGACTGCAGCGCTGCCGACGGCAGCAGCGCCGGCGGCCATTTCAACCCGACGGCGAAGGCGCACGGCTACCCGATGCACGCCAACCACCATGCCGGCGACCTGCCGCAGCTGGCGGCCAACGAAAAGGGGAACGCCTGGGTCGAAGTGACGGTGGACGGGCTGGCGGTCGGCGGCGGCGGCGCCAACGACATCGTCGGCAAGGCGGTGATCGTACATGCCGGGCCGGACGACTTCAGCTCGCAGCCGGCGGGGAATTCCGGCGCGCGGGTGGCCTGCGGCATCATCGCCGCCAAGTAA
- a CDS encoding lipocalin-like domain-containing protein produces MRRRAFLAALAGLPAWAVAAEAVDFAAVRPGRALAFPRDHGAHPDFRNEWWYVTGWLALPDGSPLGFQCTFFRVRTGIGEENPSAFAPRQLLIAHAAIADPRHGRLRQDERSARVGFGRAGFAEAQTGAWIGDWRLEQDGNAYRATVRADDFAYALTLTADGPPLPNGAGGFSAKAADPRHASYYYSRPQLAVRGTVTVDGRRQPVSGRAWLDHEWSSELLPAGAQGWDWVGLNLDDGGALMAFRLRRADGAPLWSAATLRSPGGGATTLPADAVAFAPLRQWRSPRSGIAWPVEWRLRAGARELRLLPLFDDQELDSRRSTGAIYWEGAVRAIEDGREVGRGYLEMTGYGERIRLG; encoded by the coding sequence ATGCGACGGCGCGCCTTCCTCGCCGCACTCGCCGGCCTGCCGGCCTGGGCGGTGGCCGCGGAAGCGGTCGATTTCGCCGCGGTGCGGCCGGGGAGGGCGCTCGCCTTTCCGCGCGACCACGGCGCGCATCCGGACTTCCGCAACGAGTGGTGGTACGTCACCGGCTGGCTGGCGCTGCCCGACGGCAGCCCGCTCGGCTTCCAGTGCACCTTCTTCCGCGTGCGCACCGGCATCGGCGAGGAAAACCCGAGTGCCTTCGCGCCGCGCCAGCTGCTGATCGCGCATGCGGCGATCGCCGATCCGCGCCACGGGCGGCTGCGCCAGGACGAACGCAGCGCCCGCGTCGGCTTCGGTCGCGCCGGCTTCGCCGAGGCGCAAACGGGCGCCTGGATCGGCGACTGGCGCCTCGAACAGGACGGCAACGCCTATCGCGCGACAGTACGCGCCGACGACTTCGCCTACGCGCTGACGCTCACGGCGGACGGCCCGCCGCTGCCGAACGGCGCCGGCGGCTTCAGCGCCAAGGCCGCGGACCCGCGCCACGCCAGCTACTACTACAGCCGGCCGCAGCTCGCAGTGCGCGGCACGGTGACGGTGGACGGCCGGCGACAGCCGGTGAGCGGTCGCGCCTGGCTCGACCACGAATGGTCGAGCGAGCTGCTGCCGGCCGGCGCGCAGGGCTGGGACTGGGTCGGGCTGAACCTCGACGACGGCGGCGCGCTGATGGCCTTTCGCCTGCGCCGCGCCGACGGCGCGCCGCTGTGGTCGGCGGCGACCCTGCGTTCGCCCGGCGGCGGCGCAACGACGCTGCCGGCGGACGCGGTCGCCTTCGCCCCCCTGCGCCAGTGGCGCTCGCCGCGCAGCGGCATCGCCTGGCCGGTCGAATGGCGGCTGCGCGCCGGCGCGCGGGAACTGCGGCTGCTGCCGCTGTTCGACGACCAGGAGCTGGACAGCCGGCGCAGCACCGGCGCGATCTACTGGGAGGGCGCGGTGCGCGCCATCGAAGACGGCCGCGAGGTCGGCCGCGGCTATCTGGAGATGACCGGCTACGGCGAACGCATCCGGCTTGGCTGA
- a CDS encoding AsmA-like C-terminal region-containing protein, translated as MVLILVDGKSTVADLCEKTGNQQLVENALQELERDGLVVPQLEADSVWEQSRKVAEDIKAAAMKRLSKDKEAVADEAPPAAPAPLPAVELPPAPPPSVEPFSVAPLSISPQSVYPPPQSVAPLSVFDREPESPPPPAHEEPAARIAGRLSGMLAGDDDVIKPIRRGPRTYVSLPLAIALGVAGVVVLLLLFFALYPYDRHRPELEAGLGRLVGQPVRIGEVQASFLPRPAISLQSVSVGDGAKAQAASIRLVPELFSLLGSRPVFSSVEVVAASLDDDAVALLPKALAAVAQANAPAQVGAISFSRLRLSLLGLALADLHGEIASADLASGKPISLRNAERSLHLRATTDGANIVADFEGYAWLPVPNSPYRFDSIQGKAVWDGRALALRSLDARIFDGALQGTLRFERTGQPKLSGEIGVKHMSLARLGAALGYPEQFEGEFAGALKFSATAAEWGEALRAAAGDGDFAMQRGTLGKFDLVEAVRRAGKGSVAGGSTRFEQLGSKLRITPESVRFTDIALASGALRSGGTLDIARDGKLSGRFDVEMRGSASVIRMPVTASGTLRNPALQAGR; from the coding sequence ATGGTGCTGATTCTCGTCGATGGCAAGTCGACCGTCGCCGATCTGTGCGAAAAAACCGGCAATCAGCAACTGGTCGAGAACGCGCTGCAGGAACTCGAACGCGATGGCCTCGTCGTGCCGCAACTGGAAGCGGATTCGGTGTGGGAACAAAGCCGCAAGGTGGCCGAGGACATCAAGGCCGCGGCGATGAAGCGCCTGAGCAAGGACAAGGAGGCGGTAGCGGACGAGGCGCCCCCCGCAGCGCCGGCACCGCTGCCGGCGGTGGAACTGCCGCCGGCACCGCCGCCGTCGGTCGAACCGTTCTCGGTGGCGCCACTGTCGATCTCGCCGCAGTCGGTCTATCCGCCGCCGCAGAGCGTCGCGCCGCTGTCGGTCTTCGACCGCGAGCCGGAGTCGCCTCCGCCGCCGGCGCACGAGGAGCCGGCGGCGAGGATCGCCGGCCGCCTGTCGGGAATGCTCGCCGGCGACGACGACGTGATCAAGCCGATCCGCCGCGGCCCGCGTACCTATGTTTCGCTGCCGCTCGCGATCGCGCTCGGCGTCGCCGGCGTCGTCGTGCTGCTGCTTCTCTTCTTCGCGCTCTATCCCTATGACCGCCATCGCCCCGAACTCGAAGCCGGGCTCGGCCGCCTCGTCGGCCAGCCGGTGCGCATCGGCGAGGTCCAGGCCAGTTTCCTGCCGCGCCCGGCGATCTCGCTGCAAAGTGTCAGCGTCGGCGATGGCGCCAAGGCGCAGGCGGCGAGCATCCGGCTGGTGCCCGAGCTGTTTTCGCTGCTCGGTTCGCGCCCGGTTTTCTCCAGCGTCGAAGTCGTCGCCGCGTCGCTCGACGACGATGCCGTCGCGCTGTTGCCGAAGGCGCTCGCCGCAGTTGCGCAGGCGAACGCACCGGCGCAGGTGGGGGCGATCAGCTTCAGTCGCCTGCGCCTGTCGCTGCTCGGCCTGGCGCTGGCCGACCTGCACGGCGAGATCGCGTCCGCCGATCTGGCGAGCGGCAAGCCGATCAGCCTGCGCAACGCCGAGCGTTCGCTGCATCTGCGGGCGACGACCGATGGCGCCAATATCGTCGCCGACTTCGAGGGCTACGCCTGGCTGCCGGTGCCGAATTCGCCGTACCGTTTCGATTCGATCCAGGGCAAGGCGGTTTGGGACGGGCGCGCGCTGGCGCTGCGCTCGCTCGACGCGAGGATCTTCGATGGCGCGCTGCAGGGAACTCTGCGCTTCGAACGCACCGGGCAGCCGAAGCTGTCCGGCGAGATCGGCGTCAAGCACATGAGCCTGGCCCGGCTGGGCGCCGCGCTCGGCTATCCGGAACAGTTCGAGGGCGAATTCGCCGGCGCGCTGAAGTTCTCCGCGACGGCCGCGGAATGGGGCGAAGCGCTCAGGGCGGCGGCCGGCGACGGCGATTTCGCGATGCAGCGCGGGACGCTCGGCAAGTTCGATCTGGTCGAGGCGGTGCGGCGTGCCGGGAAGGGAAGTGTCGCCGGCGGCTCGACGCGCTTCGAGCAGTTGGGCAGCAAGCTGCGCATCACGCCGGAGTCGGTGCGCTTCACCGACATCGCGCTTGCCTCCGGGGCGCTGCGTTCCGGCGGTACGCTCGACATCGCACGCGACGGCAAGCTGTCGGGTCGCTTCGACGTGGAGATGCGCGGTTCGGCCAGCGTCATCCGCATGCCGGTGACAGCGAGCGGCACGCTGCGCAATCCGGCGCTGCAGGCCGGCCGCTGA
- the moaA gene encoding GTP 3',8-cyclase MoaA, translating into MRNESLNPEALPPALAAQGPTTTRESSRHAEGTLIDKYGRHITYIRLSITDRCDFRCTYCMAEEMEFLPREQVLSLEECLRVVRTFVGLGVTKVRITGGEPLVRRNVLWLLEQIAALDGLKELVLTTNGSQLERYAADLKRAGVKRLNVSLDTLKPERFKAITRIGDLDKVLRGIDAAAAAGFTRTKLNTVMMRGVNDDEFVDLVRYALARDLNISFIEEMPLGDIGHGRSNTYFGSDEGLALLTPHFGLVPTVETTGGPARYWRIPGSETRVGFISPHSHNFCDSCNRVRITAQGDLYPCLGQNDAMGLLPLLRAGDDDAPLREAIVRAMGIKPKEHNFSEQLDAPKVVRFMSMTGG; encoded by the coding sequence ATGCGAAACGAATCCCTGAACCCGGAAGCGCTGCCGCCCGCCCTTGCTGCGCAAGGGCCGACCACCACCCGGGAAAGCTCGCGCCATGCCGAGGGGACGCTGATCGACAAATACGGGCGGCATATCACCTATATCCGTCTGTCGATCACCGACCGCTGCGACTTCCGCTGCACCTACTGCATGGCCGAGGAGATGGAGTTCCTGCCGCGCGAACAGGTGCTGTCGCTCGAGGAATGCCTGCGCGTCGTGCGCACCTTCGTCGGCCTCGGCGTGACCAAGGTGCGCATCACCGGCGGCGAGCCGCTCGTCCGCCGCAACGTGCTCTGGCTGCTGGAGCAGATCGCCGCGCTCGACGGCCTGAAGGAACTGGTGCTGACCACCAACGGCTCGCAGCTAGAACGCTACGCCGCCGACCTGAAGCGGGCCGGCGTCAAGCGCCTCAACGTCAGCCTCGACACGCTGAAGCCGGAGCGCTTCAAGGCGATCACCCGCATCGGCGACCTCGACAAGGTGCTGCGCGGCATCGACGCCGCCGCGGCGGCCGGCTTCACCCGGACCAAGCTGAACACGGTGATGATGCGCGGCGTGAACGACGACGAGTTCGTCGACCTCGTGCGCTACGCGCTGGCGCGCGATCTGAACATCTCGTTCATCGAGGAGATGCCGCTCGGCGACATCGGCCACGGGCGCAGCAACACCTATTTCGGCAGCGACGAGGGTCTGGCGCTGCTGACCCCGCACTTCGGCTTGGTGCCCACCGTAGAAACCACCGGCGGCCCGGCGCGCTACTGGCGCATCCCCGGCAGCGAGACGCGCGTCGGCTTCATCTCGCCGCACAGCCACAACTTCTGCGACAGCTGCAACCGCGTGCGCATCACCGCGCAGGGCGACCTCTACCCCTGCCTCGGCCAGAACGACGCGATGGGCCTGCTGCCGCTGTTGCGCGCCGGCGACGACGATGCGCCGCTGCGCGAGGCGATCGTGCGCGCGATGGGCATCAAGCCGAAGGAACACAACTTCAGCGAACAGCTCGACGCGCCGAAGGTCGTCCGCTTCATGTCGATGACCGGCGGCTGA
- a CDS encoding ABC transporter ATP-binding protein — protein sequence MLEINRLCRSFNGRQVLRDVSLCLQPGEYVAIVGESGVGKSTLLNLVAGLDRPDGGRLVLDGVDYATLDEEALTRLRRDRLGFVFQAFHVLPHLSVVQNVALPLWLQGVDDVAAATAAQRLLDAVGLGGRAASRPRELSGGELQRVAIARALVHGPRLVLADEPTGNLDPGNAAKVLALLGERVRAAGAIGILVTHSPAAAATADRVLRLTPDGLRP from the coding sequence ATGCTCGAAATCAACAGGCTCTGCCGCAGCTTCAATGGACGTCAGGTGCTGCGCGACGTTTCGCTGTGCCTGCAGCCCGGCGAGTACGTGGCGATCGTCGGCGAATCCGGGGTCGGCAAGTCGACGCTGCTCAACCTCGTCGCCGGCCTCGACCGGCCTGACGGCGGACGGCTGGTGCTCGACGGGGTCGACTACGCGACGCTCGACGAGGAGGCGCTGACGCGGCTGCGCCGCGACCGGCTGGGCTTCGTCTTCCAGGCTTTCCACGTGCTGCCGCATCTCTCGGTGGTGCAGAACGTCGCGCTGCCGCTGTGGCTGCAGGGCGTCGACGACGTGGCGGCCGCGACCGCCGCGCAACGCCTGCTCGACGCGGTCGGCCTCGGCGGGCGCGCCGCGAGCCGTCCGCGCGAGCTGTCCGGCGGCGAGCTGCAGCGCGTGGCGATCGCCCGCGCGCTGGTGCACGGCCCGCGCCTGGTGCTTGCCGACGAGCCGACCGGCAACCTCGACCCCGGCAACGCCGCGAAGGTCTTGGCGTTGCTCGGCGAGCGCGTCCGCGCCGCCGGCGCGATCGGCATCCTGGTCACCCATTCGCCGGCCGCCGCGGCGACCGCCGACCGCGTGCTGCGCCTGACGCCGGACGGGCTGCGGCCGTGA
- a CDS encoding ABC transporter permease — protein sequence MRARGSVRQLARVFFGALARRRLATLFSFAAIILGVALGMAVQAVHEAALAEFGRSLRTLSGSADLQVLGPRGGFDEALYAQVAARPEVADASPLLDIEARLAGREETLQLLGADVFALARVAPALLPRPAAAGDRFATLADDALFVSAAAQQALGLRAGDTLDLLSGTATRRVRVAGDLPGAADERRLAVMDIAAVQAHFARLGRLTRIDLRLAEGVSPAAARAALQPLLPPGVQIEMPQAAAEQAANLSRAYRVNLNLLAAMALLTGGFLVFSAQALSVVRRRGEFAFLRAIGLSRRTLFAWLLGEGAAVGLAGGLVGAALGHGLAWAVLVVLGGDLGAGYFSGLRPQLAFDPLATAVFVALGVAAGVAGAWLPAREAAAVAPAQALKAGDEALADGGGHPRLGAALLAASLAAAALPPAADLPLGGYLAVACLLAGAVLLLPALAGGVARLLPPRGPAPVRLAAARLRAAPGHALVAAAGVLASVALAAAMAIMVASFRDSVDAWLHQLLPADLYLRAGRAAGSGHLDEALQARIAAVPGVARVGFTRHETLRLAPGRPPLPLIARPVSADGRELPLVGGVAAPGEAPALWISEAVRDLYGWRPGERVELPLGGRTVRLRVAGVWRDYARQDGALMIDLADYRRLAGDRLANDAAIFLAPGAAPLAVAGALRALAPAGALDVSSSAEIRALSLRLFDRTFAVTYLLEAVAVAIGLAGVAASFAALAAARRREFGMLRHLGVSRRQIGWMLAEEGALAAGVGVLGGLAAGGAIGLVLIEVVNRQSFHWSMDLHVPWRSLAVFALALVALAALAAVLAGRLAMRQEAVLAVREDW from the coding sequence GTGAGGGCGCGCGGCAGCGTCCGTCAGCTCGCGCGCGTCTTCTTCGGCGCGCTGGCGCGGCGGCGGCTGGCGACGCTGTTCTCGTTCGCCGCGATCATCCTCGGCGTCGCGCTCGGCATGGCCGTGCAGGCGGTGCACGAGGCGGCGCTGGCCGAGTTCGGGCGCAGCCTGCGCACCCTCTCCGGCAGCGCCGACCTGCAGGTGCTCGGCCCCCGCGGTGGCTTCGACGAAGCGCTCTACGCGCAGGTCGCGGCGCGGCCGGAGGTGGCCGACGCCAGCCCGCTGCTCGACATCGAGGCGCGCCTGGCCGGACGCGAGGAGACGCTGCAGCTCCTCGGCGCCGACGTCTTTGCGCTGGCGCGCGTGGCGCCGGCGCTGCTGCCGCGGCCGGCGGCCGCCGGCGACCGCTTCGCGACGCTCGCCGACGACGCGCTGTTCGTCAGCGCCGCCGCGCAGCAGGCGCTCGGCCTGCGTGCCGGCGACACGCTCGACCTGCTGTCGGGAACGGCGACGCGGCGTGTCCGCGTCGCCGGCGACCTGCCCGGTGCCGCCGACGAGCGCCGGCTGGCGGTGATGGACATCGCCGCGGTGCAGGCGCACTTCGCCCGCCTCGGCCGGCTGACGCGGATCGACCTGCGGCTGGCCGAGGGCGTGTCGCCGGCGGCGGCGCGCGCCGCGCTGCAGCCGCTGCTGCCGCCCGGCGTGCAGATCGAGATGCCGCAGGCGGCGGCCGAGCAGGCAGCGAACCTGTCGCGCGCCTACCGCGTGAACCTGAACCTGCTGGCGGCGATGGCGCTCTTGACCGGCGGCTTCCTCGTCTTCTCGGCGCAGGCGCTGTCGGTGGTGCGGCGGCGCGGCGAGTTCGCCTTCCTGCGCGCGATCGGCCTCTCCCGGCGCACGCTGTTCGCCTGGCTGCTCGGCGAGGGCGCGGCGGTCGGGCTGGCCGGCGGCCTCGTCGGCGCCGCGCTCGGCCACGGGCTGGCCTGGGCGGTTCTGGTCGTCCTCGGCGGCGACCTCGGCGCCGGCTATTTCTCTGGGCTGCGCCCGCAGCTCGCGTTCGACCCGCTGGCCACCGCCGTCTTCGTCGCCTTGGGCGTCGCCGCCGGCGTCGCCGGCGCCTGGCTGCCGGCGCGCGAGGCGGCGGCGGTGGCCCCGGCGCAGGCGCTGAAGGCCGGCGACGAGGCGCTGGCCGACGGCGGCGGCCATCCCCGGCTGGGCGCCGCGCTGCTCGCGGCGAGCCTCGCTGCCGCGGCCTTGCCGCCGGCGGCGGACCTGCCGCTCGGCGGCTACCTGGCGGTGGCCTGCCTGCTCGCCGGCGCCGTGCTGCTGCTGCCGGCGCTCGCCGGCGGGGTGGCCCGCCTGCTGCCGCCGCGCGGGCCGGCGCCGGTGCGGCTGGCCGCGGCCCGCCTGCGCGCCGCGCCGGGGCATGCGCTGGTGGCGGCGGCCGGGGTGCTGGCGAGCGTCGCGCTGGCGGCGGCGATGGCGATCATGGTTGCCTCCTTCCGCGATTCGGTCGATGCCTGGCTGCACCAGCTGCTGCCCGCCGACCTCTATCTGCGCGCCGGCCGCGCCGCCGGCAGCGGCCACCTCGACGAGGCGCTGCAGGCGCGCATCGCCGCGGTGCCCGGCGTCGCCCGCGTCGGCTTCACGCGCCACGAGACGCTACGACTGGCACCCGGGCGGCCGCCGCTGCCGCTGATCGCACGTCCCGTCTCGGCCGACGGCCGCGAGCTGCCGCTGGTCGGCGGCGTGGCGGCGCCGGGGGAGGCGCCGGCGCTGTGGATCTCGGAGGCGGTGCGCGACCTCTACGGCTGGCGCCCGGGCGAGCGCGTCGAGCTGCCGCTCGGCGGACGGACGGTGCGCCTGCGCGTCGCTGGCGTCTGGCGCGACTACGCGCGGCAGGACGGCGCGCTGATGATCGACCTCGCCGACTACCGGCGCCTGGCCGGCGACCGCCTTGCCAACGACGCCGCGATCTTCCTCGCGCCCGGCGCGGCGCCGCTGGCGGTGGCCGGTGCGCTGCGCGCGCTGGCGCCGGCGGGCGCGCTCGACGTGTCGTCGTCGGCGGAGATCCGCGCGCTCAGCCTGCGCCTGTTCGACCGCACCTTTGCCGTCACCTACCTGCTCGAGGCGGTGGCGGTGGCGATCGGGCTGGCCGGCGTCGCCGCCAGCTTCGCGGCGCTGGCGGCGGCGCGCCGGCGCGAGTTCGGCATGCTGCGCCACCTCGGCGTCAGCCGCCGGCAGATCGGCTGGATGCTGGCGGAGGAGGGGGCGCTCGCGGCCGGCGTTGGCGTTCTCGGCGGGCTCGCCGCCGGCGGCGCGATCGGGCTGGTGCTGATCGAGGTGGTCAACCGGCAGAGCTTCCACTGGAGCATGGACCTGCACGTGCCGTGGCGCTCGCTCGCGGTCTTCGCGCTGGCGCTGGTGGCATTGGCCGCACTGGCGGCGGTGCTCGCCGGCCGGCTGGCGATGCGCCAGGAAGCGGTGCTGGCGGTGCGCGAGGACTGGTGA